A section of the Candidatus Nitrosacidococcus sp. I8 genome encodes:
- the rng gene encoding ribonuclease G — protein sequence MSEEILVNVTPNETRVAVVENGIAQELYIERGSRRGWVGNIYKGKVHRILPGMQAAFVDIGLERAAFLHASDIKIPTDRLSNLENGAGSIEIPPITSILSEGQEILVQVIKDPIGSKGARLTTQLSIASRYLVYIPEMSGIGVSLKIDNEEERQRLKNILLSFNDEQVEGGYIIRTVAETSSEAAIHADVKFLHKLWNIIEEKSKVTQSGCVVHEDLPLVMRTMRDLVHERIERVRVDSRETYFKITDFAERFIPNFLATIEYYQGERPIFDLYNIEEEIQKSLSRKVQLKSGGYLIIDQTEAMTTIDVNTGAFVGHRNLEETIFKTNLEATQAICRQLRLRNLGGIIIVDFIDMKEEEHKQQVLRALGKGLEKDHVKTHISEVSSLGLVEMTRKRTRESLEQTLCESCPTCNGRGTVKTVETICYEIFREVLREFRQFEANQYLVIAAQEIVDRLMDEESTNVAELEAFIGKPIKFHPELLYIREQFDVVMI from the coding sequence GTGAGTGAAGAAATTTTAGTCAATGTAACCCCTAATGAGACCCGTGTCGCAGTAGTAGAAAATGGCATCGCTCAAGAGTTATATATTGAACGAGGTAGTCGCCGTGGTTGGGTAGGTAATATCTATAAAGGTAAAGTACATAGAATTCTTCCCGGAATGCAAGCTGCGTTCGTAGATATAGGTTTAGAAAGAGCAGCTTTTCTCCACGCTTCAGACATTAAAATTCCTACCGACCGACTAAGTAACTTAGAGAATGGAGCAGGAAGTATAGAGATACCGCCTATTACCTCCATACTCTCAGAAGGGCAAGAGATTCTAGTACAAGTCATTAAAGATCCTATAGGAAGTAAAGGCGCAAGACTCACTACTCAACTCTCTATTGCTTCTCGCTATTTAGTATATATTCCAGAGATGTCAGGGATTGGCGTATCCTTAAAAATAGATAATGAGGAAGAACGTCAACGGCTTAAAAATATATTACTTAGTTTTAATGATGAACAAGTTGAGGGTGGGTATATAATCCGAACCGTAGCGGAAACTTCTAGTGAAGCAGCTATTCATGCTGATGTAAAATTTCTTCATAAGCTCTGGAATATCATAGAGGAAAAATCCAAAGTAACGCAATCAGGCTGTGTGGTTCATGAAGATCTCCCTTTGGTGATGAGAACCATGCGAGATTTAGTTCATGAGAGAATCGAACGAGTACGAGTAGATTCAAGAGAGACTTATTTCAAAATTACTGATTTTGCTGAGCGATTTATTCCTAATTTTCTAGCCACAATTGAATACTATCAAGGAGAGCGACCTATCTTTGATTTATACAATATTGAGGAGGAGATCCAAAAATCCTTAAGCCGTAAAGTACAGCTTAAATCTGGAGGTTACTTAATTATTGATCAAACAGAGGCCATGACTACCATTGATGTGAATACAGGGGCATTTGTAGGTCATCGTAACTTAGAAGAAACTATTTTTAAAACTAATTTAGAAGCAACTCAAGCTATTTGTCGCCAGCTTAGGTTACGTAATCTTGGTGGAATTATTATTGTCGATTTTATTGACATGAAAGAAGAAGAGCATAAACAGCAGGTATTGCGTGCTTTAGGAAAGGGATTAGAAAAAGATCATGTAAAAACCCATATTAGCGAAGTCTCCTCCTTAGGATTAGTGGAAATGACAAGAAAGCGCACTCGGGAGAGCTTAGAGCAAACCCTATGTGAATCCTGTCCTACTTGTAATGGACGAGGTACAGTAAAAACTGTTGAAACTATATGTTATGAAATTTTTCGTGAAGTGCTTAGAGAATTTAGGCAATTTGAAGCAAACCAATATTTAGTTATTGCTGCTCAAGAGATTGTAGATCGTCTTATGGATGAAGAATCAACAAATGTGGCAGAATTGGAAGCCTTTATTGGAAAACCTATAAAATTTCATCCAGAATTGCTCTATATACGAGAGCAATTTGATGTAGTCATGATTTAA
- the rlmH gene encoding 23S rRNA (pseudouridine(1915)-N(3))-methyltransferase RlmH, with the protein MHIHILAVGQRMPQWISEGYNYYVKRLSNKFISLRLIEVPAARRTKNSNVTKWHQEESERLLAAIPINSVVIACDICGIAWSTEKVASCMQEWMNEGKSIAIFIGGPDGLAPACLNRANYQWSLSPLTLPHGLVRIVLAEQIYRVSTLLSGHPYHRG; encoded by the coding sequence ATGCATATTCATATCCTAGCTGTAGGTCAACGAATGCCGCAGTGGATCTCTGAAGGATATAACTACTATGTTAAACGACTATCTAATAAGTTTATTTCCCTTCGTTTGATTGAAGTTCCTGCAGCAAGGCGAACTAAAAATAGTAATGTCACTAAATGGCATCAGGAAGAATCCGAGCGACTATTAGCAGCAATTCCTATAAACAGCGTAGTTATTGCTTGCGATATATGTGGTATTGCTTGGTCTACAGAAAAAGTGGCAAGCTGTATGCAAGAGTGGATGAATGAGGGTAAAAGCATTGCTATTTTTATTGGTGGTCCAGATGGATTAGCTCCCGCCTGCTTAAACCGAGCAAATTACCAGTGGTCTTTATCACCTTTAACACTACCTCATGGCTTAGTTCGTATTGTGTTAGCTGAACAAATTTACCGAGTCTCTACTTTACTCAGTGGTCATCCTTATCATAGAGGGTAA
- the rsfS gene encoding ribosome silencing factor produces MQVNYLKEIVIAALEEIKGQNIKILDVTNQTDIADYMIISSGTSHRQVRALANEIVEKCKAAGCSFVSVEGEQHGEWVLVDTGAIITHIMLPEVRDFYCLEKLWDNSLPTEAENIS; encoded by the coding sequence GTGCAAGTTAATTACCTTAAAGAGATTGTTATTGCTGCCTTAGAAGAAATAAAAGGTCAAAATATTAAAATTTTAGATGTAACAAATCAAACAGACATTGCAGATTACATGATCATTTCTAGCGGTACCTCTCATCGGCAGGTTAGGGCTTTGGCAAATGAAATTGTTGAAAAATGTAAAGCTGCAGGGTGTTCATTTGTTAGTGTTGAGGGAGAACAACATGGAGAATGGGTATTGGTAGATACAGGAGCGATCATTACTCATATTATGTTGCCCGAAGTACGAGATTTTTATTGTTTAGAAAAACTTTGGGATAATTCCTTGCCTACTGAAGCAGAGAATATAAGCTAA
- the nadD gene encoding nicotinate-nucleotide adenylyltransferase gives MSLKNRDLKAPIGIFGGTFDPIHFGHLRIALELLEQTPLAEIRFIPCPYPPHRQIPIASPETRLAMLELAIITENRFIIDSREFNRSDPSYTFDTLISLREEIGERTPLCLILGTDAFQGLSKWYRWKELINLTHFIVVRRPKENLYLESELKYLVAEKTINDPIQLMEKPIGCILFTELTQLDISASQIRDLIKKGKNPRYLLPNSVWEYIQQRKLYSS, from the coding sequence GTGTCTCTAAAAAATAGGGATCTAAAAGCTCCCATTGGTATTTTTGGTGGCACTTTTGATCCAATTCATTTCGGTCATCTTAGAATTGCCTTAGAATTATTAGAACAAACGCCTCTAGCAGAAATTCGCTTTATTCCCTGCCCTTATCCACCGCACCGACAAATACCTATAGCTAGCCCAGAGACACGGCTAGCTATGTTGGAACTAGCAATAATCACGGAGAATAGATTTATCATAGACTCTCGTGAATTTAATCGATCTGATCCTTCCTATACGTTTGATACTTTAATTTCCTTAAGAGAGGAAATTGGGGAAAGAACACCTTTATGTCTTATTTTAGGGACCGATGCGTTCCAAGGGCTATCAAAGTGGTACCGATGGAAGGAATTAATTAATTTAACCCATTTTATTGTAGTAAGGCGTCCTAAAGAAAATCTTTATTTAGAAAGTGAGTTAAAATATCTTGTAGCAGAAAAAACTATTAATGATCCAATTCAACTTATGGAAAAACCCATAGGATGTATTTTATTTACCGAATTAACTCAGTTAGATATATCAGCTAGTCAAATTAGAGATTTAATAAAGAAGGGGAAAAATCCCCGCTACTTACTACCAAACTCAGTTTGGGAATATATTCAGCAAAGGAAATTATACTCTTCATAA
- a CDS encoding glutamate-5-semialdehyde dehydrogenase has translation MNIKNYIEDLSHKAQQSSRTLAKSSTHERNRALEIAANTLEQEQQALVNANLKDLLEGRAKGLPDAALDRLELTKSRIKAMADGLRQIVTLPDPIGVISNLNYQPSGIQVGQMRVPLGVIGIIYESRPNVTVDAAGLCIKSGNGVILRGGSEAIRSNQAIAHCIHLGLEQAGLPKESVQMIEVTDRASVGELITQEKYVDVIIPRGGKGLIERISRESKLPVIKHLDGICHVYLDDQIDFEKAIKVAVNAKCQRYGVCNAMETLLIAKDIAENILPQLAKHYQEHGVELRGCLETKNILPTIKLATEEDWYEEYLAPILAIKIVTGLDEAIWHINHYGSHHTDAIVTENFTRARQFLTEVDSSSVMINASTRFADGFEYGLGAEIGISTDKLHARGPVGLEGLTSQKWIVLGNGHIR, from the coding sequence ATGAATATAAAGAATTATATAGAAGATTTATCTCATAAGGCACAACAGTCATCTAGGACATTAGCTAAAAGCAGCACCCATGAAAGGAATAGAGCACTAGAAATAGCAGCGAATACTCTTGAGCAAGAACAGCAAGCACTGGTTAATGCTAATTTAAAAGACTTACTAGAAGGTCGGGCTAAAGGATTGCCTGATGCAGCTTTAGATCGGCTAGAACTTACTAAATCAAGAATTAAAGCAATGGCAGATGGGTTACGGCAGATAGTAACACTACCCGATCCCATTGGAGTAATAAGTAATCTTAATTATCAGCCTTCAGGAATTCAAGTAGGACAAATGCGAGTTCCCCTTGGTGTTATCGGCATTATTTATGAATCACGCCCAAATGTAACGGTAGATGCTGCAGGTCTATGTATAAAATCTGGTAATGGAGTAATTCTTCGTGGAGGATCAGAAGCAATTCGCTCTAATCAAGCTATTGCTCATTGCATTCATTTAGGCCTTGAGCAGGCTGGATTACCTAAAGAATCAGTACAAATGATTGAAGTTACGGATCGGGCTTCAGTAGGGGAGTTAATTACTCAAGAAAAATACGTAGACGTGATTATTCCTCGTGGTGGAAAAGGACTCATTGAGCGAATTAGCCGAGAATCTAAACTACCAGTAATTAAGCATTTAGATGGTATTTGCCATGTGTATCTTGATGATCAAATAGATTTTGAGAAAGCTATTAAGGTTGCAGTTAATGCAAAATGTCAACGCTATGGGGTATGTAATGCCATGGAAACCCTACTTATTGCCAAGGATATTGCAGAGAATATTCTTCCTCAACTAGCAAAGCACTATCAAGAACATGGGGTTGAGCTGCGAGGTTGTTTAGAGACTAAAAATATATTGCCAACTATTAAATTAGCCACTGAAGAAGATTGGTATGAGGAGTATTTAGCCCCTATTCTAGCAATTAAAATTGTAACAGGGTTAGATGAAGCTATTTGGCATATTAACCATTATGGTTCCCATCATACAGATGCTATTGTGACTGAAAATTTCACTCGAGCAAGACAGTTTTTAACTGAGGTGGATTCTAGCTCAGTGATGATCAATGCTTCTACTCGCTTTGCTGATGGTTTTGAGTATGGGCTAGGAGCAGAAATTGGTATTTCTACAGATAAACTCCATGCCCGAGGGCCAGTAGGACTTGAAGGGTTAACTTCCCAAAAATGGATCGTATTGGGGAATGGCCATATTAGATAG
- the holA gene encoding DNA polymerase III subunit delta, whose translation MKIKLGQLTPYLQKGLASIYFIVGEELLLIEEAATTIRDYGKIKGFSERTIIYIEHNNDWDQLSQTLNSFSLFTTDRLVELRISGTSISQQGAKLLQAYSKNTHPDILLLIMGQSLGSAIQKNKWFLEFERLSTIVQIPKIDVHLLPQWIEQRMNTRGLYPTSGAVQMLSFLFEGNLLACAQEIERLALFYPKEKIDIKEIEKVATSNARYHAFRLIHGTFAGKIDEINSILGGLQVEGVDPLIILGAFAWELRRLVKISQAINHQGVSLEQALNTEKVWVQQKLFMKQALNRHSLHNWLLFLQQLSRIDLMIKGAALGNIWDELLQLCLAIAGTQLFPCQEQSLIFPGASHKVIN comes from the coding sequence ATGAAGATAAAGCTGGGACAATTAACCCCTTATCTTCAAAAAGGGTTAGCATCTATATATTTCATAGTAGGTGAAGAACTTTTATTAATAGAAGAGGCAGCAACAACAATTCGTGACTACGGGAAAATTAAGGGATTTAGTGAGCGTACTATTATATATATTGAGCATAATAATGATTGGGATCAGTTATCTCAAACTCTAAACAGTTTTTCCTTATTTACGACCGATAGGCTTGTTGAATTACGAATCTCCGGAACAAGCATTAGCCAGCAGGGAGCTAAACTATTACAAGCTTATAGTAAAAATACCCATCCTGATATTTTATTACTGATTATGGGTCAAAGTTTGGGAAGTGCTATTCAAAAAAATAAATGGTTCTTGGAATTTGAGCGATTAAGTACTATTGTTCAAATCCCTAAAATTGATGTTCATTTACTACCTCAATGGATTGAACAAAGAATGAATACTAGAGGATTGTATCCCACCTCTGGGGCAGTGCAAATGCTTTCATTCCTTTTTGAGGGAAATTTGCTCGCTTGTGCTCAGGAAATTGAGCGATTAGCATTGTTTTATCCAAAAGAAAAAATTGATATTAAAGAGATAGAGAAGGTAGCTACAAGTAATGCTCGTTACCATGCTTTTCGCTTAATACACGGGACGTTTGCGGGAAAAATAGATGAAATTAACTCAATATTAGGAGGATTACAGGTCGAAGGGGTAGATCCTCTCATTATTTTAGGTGCTTTTGCTTGGGAATTACGACGATTGGTTAAAATAAGTCAAGCAATTAACCATCAAGGGGTTTCTTTAGAGCAGGCACTAAATACTGAAAAAGTATGGGTGCAGCAAAAGTTATTCATGAAGCAAGCATTAAATCGCCATTCTCTCCATAATTGGCTGCTGTTTCTACAGCAATTAAGTAGAATTGATCTTATGATAAAAGGGGCAGCGTTAGGTAACATATGGGATGAATTACTACAACTATGTTTAGCGATTGCAGGTACTCAATTATTTCCTTGTCAAGAGCAGAGTTTAATTTTTCCTGGAGCATCCCATAAGGTTATAAATTAG
- the lptE gene encoding LPS assembly lipoprotein LptE, translating to MKKWLVYLIFPLLMSCGFRQHGSANFPPVLKKTYLQGVLPYSHIGSKLQRNLEGNGVEVITEPKKIKNATAILNIGSNHLEREVLSVGGGTAKVQEYILKYVLVFNLLDANGNILLPLQEIVLSRQYRFDPLNPLSAGDQEVLLQETMEEDAIQQIIWRMESLSTPSNKK from the coding sequence ATGAAAAAATGGCTTGTTTATCTTATTTTTCCATTGCTTATGAGTTGTGGCTTTCGCCAACATGGCAGTGCCAACTTCCCTCCTGTGCTTAAGAAAACTTATTTACAAGGGGTACTTCCCTACAGTCATATTGGATCGAAATTGCAACGAAACCTTGAAGGAAATGGGGTAGAGGTCATTACTGAGCCTAAAAAAATTAAAAATGCGACTGCTATTTTAAATATAGGCTCCAATCACTTAGAGCGCGAAGTGCTCTCTGTAGGTGGGGGAACAGCTAAAGTACAGGAGTATATTCTAAAGTATGTATTAGTATTTAATCTCCTTGATGCAAATGGAAATATACTATTACCATTACAAGAAATTGTTCTCTCTAGACAATATCGATTCGATCCCCTGAACCCGCTTTCAGCAGGGGATCAAGAGGTTTTACTTCAAGAGACTATGGAAGAAGATGCAATACAACAAATTATTTGGCGTATGGAATCTTTATCTACTCCTTCTAATAAAAAATGA
- the leuS gene encoding leucine--tRNA ligase, translated as MDDRYQPKKIESEAQSYWEQYQSFQVTEDFSREKFYCLSMFPYPSGRLHMGHVRNYTIGDVITRYQRMNGKNVLQPMGWDAFGLPAENAAIKNQVPPSQWTYQNIDYMRGQLKQLGFGYDWSRELATCRPEYYRWEQWLFIKLFEKGLVYKKTAAVNWDPVDQTVLANEQVIDGRGWRSGALVERREIPQWFLKITAYSEELLSDLDNLTGWPDQVRTMQRNWIGRSEGVEIQFLVEEEYESLSVFTTRPDTLMGVTFISISAEHPLAKLAGEKQPEVKQFIEQCQQIATSEAVLETLEKKGMDTGYRGIHPITGESVPIWIGNFVLMGYGTGAVMAVPAHDQRDYEFAKTYHLPIKQVITPAQDNQICNLSQQAFTEKGVLVNSAKFTGLNFDQAFVAIAEHLEESEKGKRVVNYRLRDWGVSRQRYWGTPIPMINCHNCGSVPVREEDLPVVLPENTQVDGVKSPLKQMLKFYQTTCPQCQQPAERETDTFDTFFESSWYYARYCCPDSNSSMIDQRGDYWLPVDQYIGGIEHAVLHLLYARFFFKLMRDLGLAKGNEPFTQLLTQGMVLKDGAKMSKSKGNTVDPQALIDTYGADTARLFIMFTAPPEQSLEWSDSGVEGAYRFLNRLWRMVASHLIQNKDIISVFDKQLLTVEQKEIRTRVHETIAKVTDDIGRRYTFNTAIAAVMELMNILGKFEDTSPQGQGIYQEALESVVLLLSPIVPHICHKLWQVLGHSEPIVDAPWPKSDPVALIKEEIELIIQINGKRRGQITVPVNATEESIKTETLNEPNVQRFIQDKQIIKTIIVPHRLVNLVIR; from the coding sequence ATGGACGATCGCTATCAGCCTAAAAAAATAGAATCAGAAGCTCAATCCTATTGGGAGCAGTATCAAAGTTTTCAAGTGACTGAGGATTTCAGTCGAGAAAAATTTTATTGCCTCTCTATGTTTCCTTACCCAAGTGGACGGCTTCACATGGGTCATGTGCGTAACTATACCATTGGGGATGTGATTACTCGTTATCAACGAATGAATGGTAAAAATGTACTTCAACCCATGGGGTGGGATGCTTTTGGATTGCCTGCAGAAAACGCAGCAATTAAAAACCAAGTGCCCCCAAGTCAGTGGACCTATCAAAATATTGACTATATGAGAGGTCAACTTAAGCAGCTAGGGTTTGGTTACGATTGGTCTCGGGAATTGGCCACCTGTCGCCCAGAATATTATCGTTGGGAGCAATGGTTATTTATTAAACTTTTCGAGAAAGGGTTAGTTTATAAAAAAACAGCTGCGGTTAACTGGGATCCAGTAGATCAAACCGTATTAGCTAATGAGCAAGTAATTGATGGTCGAGGTTGGAGATCAGGGGCATTAGTGGAACGCCGTGAAATTCCTCAATGGTTTCTTAAAATTACTGCTTATAGCGAAGAATTACTTAGCGATCTAGATAACCTTACCGGATGGCCAGATCAAGTACGTACCATGCAACGTAACTGGATTGGTCGCTCTGAAGGAGTTGAAATTCAATTTCTGGTAGAGGAGGAATATGAGTCTCTTTCCGTATTTACTACTCGCCCTGATACCTTAATGGGGGTTACGTTTATTTCCATTTCTGCAGAACACCCACTTGCAAAATTAGCGGGAGAAAAACAGCCAGAAGTTAAGCAATTCATTGAGCAATGCCAACAAATAGCTACCTCAGAAGCAGTTCTTGAAACCTTAGAAAAAAAGGGAATGGATACTGGCTATAGAGGTATTCATCCTATTACTGGTGAATCAGTACCTATCTGGATTGGGAATTTTGTACTCATGGGCTATGGTACAGGAGCAGTTATGGCAGTTCCGGCCCATGATCAGCGGGATTATGAGTTTGCGAAAACTTATCATTTACCTATAAAACAAGTTATTACCCCTGCTCAAGATAACCAAATCTGTAACTTATCTCAGCAGGCATTTACCGAAAAAGGAGTATTAGTTAACTCTGCTAAATTTACTGGGCTTAATTTTGATCAAGCATTTGTCGCTATTGCCGAACACTTAGAGGAATCAGAAAAAGGTAAACGAGTAGTTAATTACCGCTTACGAGATTGGGGAGTTTCTCGCCAACGCTACTGGGGTACACCCATTCCTATGATTAATTGTCATAATTGTGGCTCAGTACCAGTTAGAGAGGAAGACTTACCCGTTGTTCTTCCTGAAAATACCCAAGTGGATGGAGTTAAATCTCCTTTAAAACAAATGCTAAAGTTCTATCAAACTACCTGTCCTCAATGCCAGCAACCAGCAGAACGAGAGACAGATACCTTTGATACTTTTTTTGAGTCTTCTTGGTATTATGCTCGCTACTGTTGCCCAGATAGTAATTCTTCCATGATAGATCAAAGAGGAGATTATTGGCTTCCTGTAGATCAATATATTGGTGGGATTGAGCATGCAGTACTACACCTTCTATATGCTCGCTTCTTCTTCAAACTCATGAGAGATTTAGGCTTAGCTAAAGGTAATGAACCTTTTACCCAGCTACTTACTCAGGGTATGGTGCTTAAAGATGGAGCAAAGATGTCTAAATCTAAGGGTAATACGGTAGATCCACAAGCCTTAATAGATACCTATGGCGCAGACACTGCTCGTCTATTTATTATGTTTACTGCTCCTCCCGAACAATCTTTAGAATGGTCAGATAGTGGGGTAGAAGGTGCTTACCGATTCCTTAATCGCCTTTGGCGGATGGTAGCTAGTCATCTTATTCAAAACAAGGACATTATTTCTGTTTTTGATAAACAGTTACTTACAGTAGAGCAAAAAGAAATCCGTACTAGAGTTCATGAAACTATCGCTAAAGTAACTGATGATATAGGTCGACGCTATACCTTTAACACTGCTATTGCAGCAGTAATGGAATTAATGAATATTTTGGGAAAATTTGAAGATACTTCTCCTCAAGGTCAGGGTATTTATCAAGAAGCCCTAGAATCTGTAGTGTTATTACTTTCACCCATTGTGCCTCATATTTGTCACAAACTATGGCAGGTATTAGGTCATTCAGAACCTATTGTGGATGCCCCTTGGCCCAAATCTGATCCAGTAGCACTTATTAAAGAAGAAATCGAGCTGATTATTCAAATTAATGGGAAGCGCCGTGGGCAAATAACTGTGCCTGTTAATGCAACTGAGGAAAGCATCAAAACTGAAACTCTAAATGAACCCAATGTACAGAGATTTATTCAAGACAAACAAATAATAAAAACTATTATTGTGCCTCATCGCCTTGTCAATTTAGTAATTCGATAA
- the ilvA gene encoding threonine ammonia-lyase, biosynthetic: MLHDYVEQILKARIYDLVRETPLDPMLRLSQRFKNNILLKREDLQSVFSFKLRGAHNKLIHLPESARQKGVIAASAGNHAQGVALSARKLGIQAQIVMPTTTPSIKTQAVQSLGARTILVGDTYDEAYAYARNLAEIENKIFIHPYDDPDVIAGQGTIAMEILRQYPESLHALFVPVGGGGLIAGIAAYVKSIFPETKIIGVEPEDTPTLYQALKAKKRVVLDQVGIFADGVAVRQIGAEPFRILQNTVDEVILVDSDAICAAIMDIFEDTRSIAEPAGALAIAGLKYYIERENISDQHLAAINSGANINFDRLRYVAERAKLGERQEALFCVTIPEEKGSFLKFCNTIGDRSITEFSYRYTLNTRNACIFVGIQMSNDLQVKSQLTLALQAHGYMVMDMTGNEIAKLHIRYMIGGKVTTLENELLYQFEFPERPKALLDFLINMGSRWNISLFHYRNQGDIYGHVLVGIQVPKTERENFQQFLDNLKYAYQNESNNPAYQLFLSTSLT; this comes from the coding sequence ATGTTACATGACTATGTAGAGCAGATTTTAAAAGCACGCATTTATGATCTTGTTAGGGAAACCCCCTTAGATCCCATGCTTCGTCTTTCTCAGCGATTTAAGAATAATATTTTATTAAAGCGAGAAGATCTCCAATCCGTATTTTCATTTAAGCTGCGAGGTGCTCATAATAAATTAATTCATCTTCCAGAATCAGCAAGACAAAAAGGAGTTATTGCAGCCTCTGCGGGTAATCATGCCCAGGGAGTAGCTCTATCTGCACGAAAACTAGGCATTCAAGCTCAAATTGTTATGCCTACCACTACCCCCTCAATTAAAACCCAAGCGGTTCAAAGTTTAGGTGCTAGAACTATCTTAGTAGGGGATACTTACGATGAAGCTTATGCTTATGCCCGAAATTTAGCTGAAATTGAAAATAAAATTTTTATTCACCCTTACGATGACCCTGACGTGATTGCAGGCCAAGGAACTATTGCTATGGAGATTTTACGCCAATATCCTGAATCTCTACATGCTTTATTTGTACCTGTAGGAGGGGGAGGCTTGATTGCTGGAATAGCTGCCTATGTTAAATCTATTTTTCCAGAAACTAAAATTATAGGGGTAGAACCTGAAGATACCCCTACGCTTTATCAAGCATTAAAAGCGAAAAAAAGAGTGGTACTAGATCAAGTGGGGATCTTTGCTGATGGGGTAGCCGTACGGCAAATTGGTGCTGAACCTTTTCGTATCCTTCAAAACACAGTGGATGAAGTGATTTTAGTGGATAGTGATGCTATTTGTGCTGCCATTATGGATATTTTTGAAGATACTCGATCTATTGCAGAACCTGCAGGAGCACTTGCTATTGCTGGACTAAAATACTATATAGAGCGAGAGAATATTTCAGATCAACATCTGGCTGCTATTAATAGCGGTGCCAATATTAACTTTGATCGCTTAAGGTATGTAGCGGAGCGAGCTAAACTAGGTGAGCGACAGGAAGCCCTGTTTTGTGTGACTATCCCAGAGGAAAAAGGCAGTTTTCTTAAATTTTGCAATACTATTGGCGATCGAAGCATTACAGAGTTTAGCTATCGCTATACACTAAATACTAGAAACGCCTGTATATTTGTAGGCATCCAAATGAGCAATGATCTTCAAGTTAAAAGCCAGCTAACCCTAGCCCTTCAAGCACATGGTTATATGGTTATGGATATGACAGGGAACGAAATTGCAAAGCTCCACATTCGCTATATGATAGGAGGTAAAGTAACTACTTTAGAGAACGAGTTACTCTACCAATTTGAATTTCCAGAACGCCCAAAAGCACTATTAGATTTTCTTATTAATATGGGCAGTAGATGGAATATCAGTTTATTTCATTACCGGAATCAAGGAGATATTTATGGTCACGTTTTAGTAGGAATTCAAGTACCAAAAACAGAGAGAGAAAATTTTCAGCAATTTCTAGATAACCTAAAATATGCTTATCAAAATGAAAGCAATAACCCAGCATATCAGCTCTTTTTAAGTACATCGCTCACTTAA
- the rpiA gene encoding ribose-5-phosphate isomerase RpiA, whose translation MNPDEMKKIAAKAALEYVESGTVVGVGTGSTINHFIDFLGTIKGKIEGAVSSSESSTARLKALGIPVYDLNTVSDLPVYIDGADESNHYLQLIKGGGGALTREKIITAVSKKFVCIADQSKLLDILGRFPLPVEVIPMARSYVAREIVKMGGEPVYRENFITDNGNQILDIHGLEIMEPAKLEAQLNNITGVVTNGLFAMKPANVLILGTPEGAKTIYPK comes from the coding sequence ATGAATCCAGATGAAATGAAAAAAATAGCTGCTAAAGCAGCCCTTGAATACGTGGAATCGGGTACAGTCGTCGGTGTGGGTACCGGATCCACTATTAATCATTTTATTGATTTTTTAGGCACAATAAAAGGTAAAATTGAAGGTGCTGTTTCTAGCTCTGAATCTTCTACAGCACGATTAAAAGCACTGGGTATCCCCGTGTATGATTTAAATACGGTCAGTGATCTCCCTGTTTATATAGATGGAGCAGATGAATCTAATCATTATTTACAGCTCATTAAGGGAGGTGGTGGTGCACTCACCCGGGAGAAAATTATTACTGCAGTCAGTAAAAAATTTGTTTGTATTGCAGATCAATCTAAACTGCTGGATATACTCGGCAGATTTCCCCTGCCCGTAGAGGTAATTCCTATGGCACGTAGCTATGTAGCTCGAGAGATTGTTAAAATGGGTGGAGAGCCTGTTTACCGAGAGAATTTTATTACGGATAATGGCAATCAAATCCTCGATATTCACGGGCTTGAAATTATGGAGCCGGCTAAGTTAGAAGCTCAACTCAATAATATCACTGGCGTAGTGACCAACGGTCTTTTTGCCATGAAGCCAGCGAATGTACTTATTTTAGGTACGCCTGAAGGTGCTAAAACTATTTATCCAAAATAA